CCGCACTCGAACTTTGTTTATCTAGCAACTGTCGAACTCGGGTAAGATCCAGTATACAAATTTTCTCCTGTTAATTTTAGTCATAGAAAAAACCTCCCGATTCCAGTTTGTCTTATCTGTCTTCGGAGGTTTACCCTGGATTCCCGGTAACACATAACGATATAGTTTTAAACCCTTGATACAACAGCATATATGCCTCGTTAGGCGTTTACACACATAACGAGGCAACCGAACACATGACATTGATACAAGCCTTGCAAATAAAACGATTGAATAATTCGTCGTTATGTATATGCGGGAATCCAGGGTTTACGGAATATTTAAGAACTCTCGATGTATAATAAAGTTAGACAGTATATCCATTTTGAATAACTTTTAATAGTATTTCTAAATTAAAACCTACCTTAATAGGCTGACCGATTTAGGTAGGTTTATTATTATTTCGGCAACCCGGCTGCCGTAGCAATTTATTGCATTAGGCTCGTAGCTTTGTGTCCCTGTCTTTCGACAGGTTTACCCTTTTTACTTCTATTATATTATATTCTTTTACAAATATTCTATAAGCACTGCAAAATTCCTTTAATCATATTAAAACTTTTCATATTTTTTGGGATGATACCTTTGAATCATTTGCTTCATATACCTCTCAGTGCTCTATACCAGCATCTTGCTCTTTTCTAACTTTTTGTACATCTGTTCCTGCTGTGCAGTCGTAAACTGGAAATAGATTAAAGTATTATTTACATTTTTATGTCCTATGTAATATTGGACTTCTTTTATATCTAACCCGCTTTCAGCCAGATGAACCGCTATAGAATGCTTTAGCGAATGAAAATGCCACTTACTATTGTCATTAATTTTTGCATAACTACAATATTTTTTTATAAGTTTATCAAGCATTTGCCGGGATATGGGCCTTTTTTCCTGGCTTTTGAAGAGAGTATCCGAATGTTCAATTTTATATTCCCTTATGTACGAGTTCAAAAATATTACGGTTTCTTTATCAAGTCTTATGGTATTGTTTTGCGAACCCTTCAATCTCTGGCAGTAAATTTCACCTCTCAAGCTGTTATAATTACACCTTTGTAAGAGGCCTATTTCGGAAACCCTGAGCCCGCACCTATATGCCACCCTAAAAATACATAGGTCCCTTAACCAGTGTTTATTATTATTTTTTGTCTTTTCAACGCTCTTAAAGATTCTTTTCAGTTCCTCTTGAGTAAAATACTTTATTCTATTCACAATAAACCCTCCCTGTAAGTTGTCCAAATGGATAATATGTATAAGTTTATCAAACATAGTCCAACCTTGTTCTAATAATATACTATAATGGTACCTTATACTCATAGTTACTATCAAAGAATTAGTATTATTAATTTAATGGATGAATGTGTTGGGGAATAAAAATGATACTCCAGTACAGATGTAATAATCAATAAAACTAAAGGGGAGGGTTATTTTGAAAGAAAGGCAGCTTGTTGTTTTTAAGTTAAGTGAAAAGGAGAATTCTACTGGATTTGAATAAAACGTTAGTGGAGGGCACAAAAGAAAAATTAGGGTAACTGCTTTATATTTTGGGGGTATGTATCCAATGAAAAACAGGGTAAAGGAAGCAGTGAGACGGTACTTTTTTGACAAAGACTTCTCAAAGGTTAGCATTATGATTTTACTTATTATGCTTTGTATCGGAATGACTTACTATTATGTTATCCGAGGCATTCATGTTGTATTTGTCCATTTCTTCTACGTACCTGTAACTCTAGCAGGATTTTACTGGGGGAAGCGGAGTGTTTGGGTGGCCCTCTTGCTCGGAGCATGTTTGATGGCTCCATATGCCTTTGTGTTTTCTTTTACTTCATTTATAAAAGATTTTTCCCGGGTCACAATGCTTATTGTAGTTTCTCTTGTTACCGGAACGCTCAGGGAACGTAGTCTGTGCGAAGAAAAGGCTATTGTAGATATTGTCACAGGGAATCCTGTACCTACTTTTGTTATTAATAAGGACCATGTTGTCACCTGCTTTAATAATGCCTGCGAGGCTCTGACAAAACTGTCTGCATCGGAGATAATCGGGACAAGAAAGCAGTGGATGCCTTTTTATTCCAAGGAAAGGTGCACTCTGGCTGATCTTATCGTTGATGGTGCACCTGAGAAGGTGATGGACGAATACTATCAGGGTAGGTGCAGAAAGTCGTTACTGATTCAGGGGGCGTATGAAAGTGAGGTTTTTTTCCCCGAAATTGGTGAAAACGGCCGGTGGCTGCATATAACGGCTGCACCGCTTAGAAATATCGAGGGCAAGGTTATTGGAGCAATAGAAACTCTGCAGGACATCACAGAGCGTAAGCAGGCAGAGGAAACCGTCAAATATCAGGCGTACCACGATATTCTGACGTCACTGCCTAACCGTCTATTGTTCAAGGACCGTCTTATTATGGCACTGGCCCACGCACGCCGCAGCGGGGAGATGCTGGCCGTAATGTTTCTTGACCTGGATAGATTCAAGAACATTAATGATACATTGGGACATGCCATAGGTGATAAATTGCTTATAAATGTCTCCGAACGGTTGGCAGGTATTGTACGTGAAGTGGATACTGTCGCTCGTATGGGTGGTGATGAATTCATTCTTATATTGTCGGAGGTCTTGCAGGCCGGAGAAGTGGCAAGGATTGCCCAAAAAATACTTAGAGTATTCCAACAGTCTTTCAAAATAAATGAATATGAATTATATATTACTGCCAGCATAGGCATCAGTATTTACCCATCCGATGGAGATAACGCAGATTCCCTGATAAAGAATGCTGATATAGCAATGTACCGCGCAAAAGATCTGGGAGGAAACAACTACCAATTTTTTACTTCAGGCATGAATCTTGCCATCTTAGACCGGCTCAATATGGAAAATAGTTTAAGACATGCGCTCGAACGGAAAGAATTTAAAATTTATTATCAGCCTGTGGTGAATATAGGTACCGGTGAAATTACCGGGGTGGAAGCTTTGATACGGTGGCAGCGGCCCGGTTTAGGCATGGTACCTCCGGCAGAATTCATACCTTTGGCTGAAGAAACAGGATTAATCATACCTATAGGTGAATGGGTGATGCGTACCGCCTGTGCCCAAAACAAAGCATGGCAAGACGCAGGTTTTCCTCCCTTGCACATGGCGGTAAACCTTTCGGCGCTTCAGTTCAGGCAACATAATTTTGTCGGGACGGTAGAGAATATATTAAACGAGACAGGGCTTGAACCGTGTTACCTGGAACTGGAGATCACAGAAAGCATTGTCATGAAGGATGTGCGTTTGAACTCTGAGGTGCTGCGCAAGTTGAGAGAAATGGGAGTGCGAATTTCCCTGGACGATTTTGGGACAGGCTATTCTTCACTTTGTTATTTAAAACATTTTCCGGTGGATAACCTCAAAATTGACCGTTCCTTTGTCCGAAGCATTGCCGTGAACCAACAGGATACTGCAATTATATCCGCCATTGTCGATATAGCCCACAAGCTTAATTATAAGGTAACGGTTGAAGGCGTGGAGACCGAAGAGCAGCTTATTATCTTAAAACAGCAGCAATGTGACAATATACAGGGTTATCTTTTCAGCAAGCCGTTACCTGCCAGGGAAATTAAAAAATTACTGAAGGAGAATAAACGTTTATATTAATATTCAAAGCAAGATTTATTAGCGGGTACAAGGATGGGAGTTTGGAAGATGTAAAGAGGCAATTGGGAGATACATTTCTGCAAGTAAAAAAATTTCAAACAAAGGAGTACGT
This portion of the Bacillota bacterium genome encodes:
- a CDS encoding tyrosine-type recombinase/integrase; amino-acid sequence: MFDKLIHIIHLDNLQGGFIVNRIKYFTQEELKRIFKSVEKTKNNNKHWLRDLCIFRVAYRCGLRVSEIGLLQRCNYNSLRGEIYCQRLKGSQNNTIRLDKETVIFLNSYIREYKIEHSDTLFKSQEKRPISRQMLDKLIKKYCSYAKINDNSKWHFHSLKHSIAVHLAESGLDIKEVQYYIGHKNVNNTLIYFQFTTAQQEQMYKKLEKSKMLV
- a CDS encoding EAL domain-containing protein; this translates as MKNRVKEAVRRYFFDKDFSKVSIMILLIMLCIGMTYYYVIRGIHVVFVHFFYVPVTLAGFYWGKRSVWVALLLGACLMAPYAFVFSFTSFIKDFSRVTMLIVVSLVTGTLRERSLCEEKAIVDIVTGNPVPTFVINKDHVVTCFNNACEALTKLSASEIIGTRKQWMPFYSKERCTLADLIVDGAPEKVMDEYYQGRCRKSLLIQGAYESEVFFPEIGENGRWLHITAAPLRNIEGKVIGAIETLQDITERKQAEETVKYQAYHDILTSLPNRLLFKDRLIMALAHARRSGEMLAVMFLDLDRFKNINDTLGHAIGDKLLINVSERLAGIVREVDTVARMGGDEFILILSEVLQAGEVARIAQKILRVFQQSFKINEYELYITASIGISIYPSDGDNADSLIKNADIAMYRAKDLGGNNYQFFTSGMNLAILDRLNMENSLRHALERKEFKIYYQPVVNIGTGEITGVEALIRWQRPGLGMVPPAEFIPLAEETGLIIPIGEWVMRTACAQNKAWQDAGFPPLHMAVNLSALQFRQHNFVGTVENILNETGLEPCYLELEITESIVMKDVRLNSEVLRKLREMGVRISLDDFGTGYSSLCYLKHFPVDNLKIDRSFVRSIAVNQQDTAIISAIVDIAHKLNYKVTVEGVETEEQLIILKQQQCDNIQGYLFSKPLPAREIKKLLKENKRLY